From a single Arachnia propionica genomic region:
- a CDS encoding DUF4276 family protein encodes MLVEGQTEEVIVNDVLAPSARARGFALTPTVVITSATPTGVHRGGGGWRQYDIRLRSLLGASHAHRVGLLIDYYQYPQGAPGYGTEGSDTQRQRDLMHALRTHYPDSRFRPLVVLHEIEALVLAAIDAGKGDDLLPAKGLAGLRRDITRAGGPEQVDHGPATSPSKRLRKADPNYIKTVTGPLLIAEAGLGPVLNRCPTFADWWQDLLS; translated from the coding sequence ATCCTCGTCGAGGGCCAGACGGAGGAGGTCATCGTCAATGACGTACTCGCCCCGTCTGCCCGGGCCCGTGGTTTCGCGCTCACGCCTACCGTGGTCATCACCTCGGCCACTCCCACCGGCGTTCATCGCGGAGGCGGGGGGTGGAGGCAGTACGACATCAGGCTCCGCAGCCTGCTCGGGGCGAGCCACGCCCACCGGGTCGGCCTCCTCATTGACTACTACCAGTATCCTCAGGGAGCTCCGGGATACGGAACCGAGGGAAGCGACACCCAGCGTCAACGGGATCTCATGCACGCCCTGCGCACCCACTACCCTGATTCCCGGTTCCGTCCTCTCGTCGTGCTGCACGAGATCGAGGCACTCGTTCTGGCGGCCATCGACGCTGGGAAGGGCGACGATCTGCTTCCCGCCAAGGGGCTCGCAGGTCTTCGGCGCGACATCACCCGGGCCGGCGGGCCCGAGCAGGTCGACCACGGCCCTGCCACCTCGCCATCGAAGCGGCTCAGGAAGGCGGACCCGAACTACATCAAGACCGTCACCGGCCCTCTGCTGATCGCCGAAGCGGGGCTCGGCCCGGTCCTGAACCGCTGCCCCACGTTCGCGGACTGGTGGCAGGATCTGCTGTCCTGA
- a CDS encoding AAA family ATPase: MTTALGHLVVEGLGSIRRVELDLSTDVTVFIGANGSGKSNLVSALELVSRIWDDSFQEYLRRRGGVDNLLFEDEQTRTDRILITLMSGFDERDTRNGYRVELSPDEVTGSGLAELHEWLLFQAGHERHRPYEENLGFGSRSRVRDITESAGSGKLQKFARYVRPILEGCRVFHFDDVSGNAPVKGWSTVGDDLTLRSDAENIAAYLHRVSREHPGHYRRIVAAIRRVTPFFDDFVLQPDPSERIRLRWKQRGLDRTFLAREASGGTLRFICLATLLLGPDLPATVVLDEPELGLHPAAIDLLAEMARVAGRNGHRVLLATQSVPLVSHFDLGEIVVLDRVDGATEASRPDEAFLTAFLENYSTGNLWEMNLLGGRPTKEG; the protein is encoded by the coding sequence ATGACTACCGCGCTGGGGCACCTTGTCGTGGAGGGGCTGGGATCGATTCGACGCGTCGAATTGGACCTGAGCACCGACGTCACGGTGTTCATCGGGGCCAACGGATCGGGCAAGTCGAATCTCGTCAGTGCCCTGGAGTTGGTGTCGCGCATCTGGGATGACTCCTTCCAGGAGTACCTGCGCCGCCGCGGGGGCGTGGACAATCTCCTCTTCGAGGATGAGCAGACCCGGACGGATCGCATCCTCATCACCCTCATGTCCGGGTTCGATGAGCGGGACACTCGGAATGGTTACCGGGTGGAGCTCAGCCCCGACGAGGTGACCGGTTCGGGTCTGGCAGAGCTGCACGAATGGTTGCTCTTCCAGGCGGGACACGAGCGGCACCGCCCTTACGAGGAGAACCTGGGTTTCGGTTCCCGGAGCCGGGTTCGTGACATCACCGAGTCGGCGGGCTCCGGGAAGTTGCAGAAGTTCGCCAGGTATGTGCGTCCCATCCTGGAGGGTTGTCGCGTTTTTCACTTCGACGACGTCTCTGGTAACGCACCCGTGAAAGGATGGTCGACGGTCGGTGACGACCTGACCCTGCGTTCCGATGCAGAGAACATCGCCGCCTATCTCCACAGGGTCAGCCGGGAACACCCCGGGCACTACAGACGGATCGTGGCGGCCATCCGGCGCGTCACTCCTTTCTTCGACGACTTCGTTCTCCAACCCGATCCCTCGGAACGAATCCGGCTGCGTTGGAAGCAGCGGGGTCTGGACCGCACCTTCCTGGCACGTGAAGCCAGCGGTGGCACGCTGCGTTTCATCTGCCTGGCCACCCTGCTGCTAGGACCGGATCTTCCCGCGACGGTGGTCCTGGACGAGCCCGAGCTCGGGCTTCACCCGGCAGCGATCGACCTGCTCGCAGAGATGGCCCGTGTCGCGGGACGCAACGGCCACAGGGTCCTCCTGGCCACCCAGTCGGTGCCACTGGTGTCACACTTCGACCTGGGCGAGATCGTCGTCCTCGACAGAGTCGACGGCGCCACGGAGGCCTCACGCCCCGATGAGGCGTTCCTCACGGCTTTCCTGGAGAACTACTCCACGGGCAACCTGTGGGAGATGAATCTCCTCGGGGGACGCCCCACGAAAGAGGGGTGA
- a CDS encoding AAA family ATPase: MQITHVTAHNWRNFKNLDVAVADRLLIVGPNAAGKSNLLDLFRFLGDISRKGGGLAAALESRGGLSRARCLFARNNHKGELAIMVDLRDGEDEWRYELAIKGKKGGHNHPIVVREIVTRNGRELLSRPDANDDRDPDQLTQTHLEQISANQEFRPIAEYFAKVNYFHLVPQMIRYPQTGGASPRAFGSSMIADMNATPVRTRQAWFRRIERALQSAVPGFETLRLEVDKAGQPHLIAGYRNWRRNPSEQNETDFSDGTLRLIGLLWTIISSPANGGVLLLEEPELSLNAAVVQKLASLLAMAQRGTSMQVILSTHSPELLDDEGIRPGEVLVLQVTSDATVANQLSEIAEVEAQISADLPLSEVVAELINPGDLTGLIKAARR; encoded by the coding sequence ATGCAGATCACCCATGTCACTGCCCACAACTGGCGCAATTTCAAGAACCTCGACGTCGCAGTGGCGGATCGCCTGCTGATTGTCGGACCAAATGCAGCGGGTAAGTCGAATCTGCTTGATCTCTTCCGCTTCCTGGGTGATATATCCCGGAAAGGCGGTGGTTTGGCGGCGGCCCTTGAATCGCGCGGTGGCTTGTCAAGGGCACGTTGCCTGTTCGCCCGAAACAACCACAAGGGCGAACTCGCCATCATGGTTGATCTGCGCGACGGGGAAGATGAATGGCGCTACGAGTTGGCGATCAAGGGGAAGAAGGGCGGCCACAACCACCCCATCGTCGTTCGCGAGATCGTCACCCGCAACGGCAGGGAGTTGCTGTCCCGCCCGGACGCCAACGATGACCGGGACCCAGATCAGCTCACCCAGACGCATCTGGAACAGATCTCCGCCAACCAGGAGTTCCGGCCCATCGCCGAGTACTTCGCCAAGGTCAATTACTTCCACTTGGTGCCCCAGATGATCCGTTACCCCCAAACGGGCGGGGCGAGCCCTCGAGCATTCGGCAGTTCCATGATCGCGGACATGAACGCGACGCCGGTCCGCACCAGACAGGCGTGGTTCCGGCGCATCGAGCGTGCCCTGCAGTCGGCGGTTCCAGGATTCGAAACGCTGCGGCTGGAGGTGGACAAGGCGGGACAGCCACACCTGATTGCCGGATACCGTAACTGGCGCAGGAATCCGTCGGAGCAGAACGAAACCGACTTCTCTGACGGTACCTTGCGCCTGATCGGACTCCTGTGGACCATCATCAGCTCTCCTGCCAACGGCGGAGTGCTGCTCCTGGAAGAGCCGGAACTCTCGCTCAACGCGGCTGTCGTGCAGAAGCTGGCCTCGCTGCTGGCGATGGCCCAGCGCGGGACCAGCATGCAGGTGATCCTCTCGACCCACTCCCCGGAGCTGCTCGACGACGAAGGCATTCGCCCAGGGGAAGTTCTGGTACTGCAGGTGACCAGCGACGCCACGGTCGCCAACCAGCTCTCCGAGATCGCCGAGGTAGAAGCTCAGATCAGCGCCGACCTTCCCCTGTCCGAAGTGGTGGCGGAGCTGATCAACCCAGGCGACCTGACCGGCCTCATCAAGGCCGCGCGGCGGTAG
- a CDS encoding carbohydrate kinase codes for MTQPKPVLCLGEALIDVVIRDDTMSEHVGGSPLNVACVITSLGRPALIGAWWGRDDHGKLIEDYAADHGVGVVPGSDGAAKTSLAYASLNDAGSAEYEFDLSWEVPPLPAPEAIAHLHTGSLAATLEPGGTQVLEAARAMSQVGTVSYDPNARPAIMESPDKSRGRVEELVALADVVKVSDEDLEWLYGKSTPVEEVMRQWLKLGPSLVIVTRGPWGIYVKLASARDMLVIDPLTTDVVDTVGAGDSFMGGLISGLLDADLLGSREAKVRLRSAGWDDVMPALHRATITSGLTVQRAGAYAPTHEEVAAVKAKDLRLA; via the coding sequence ATGACTCAACCCAAGCCCGTCCTCTGCCTCGGCGAGGCGCTCATCGACGTCGTCATCCGCGACGACACCATGAGTGAGCACGTCGGCGGCAGCCCCCTCAATGTCGCCTGCGTCATCACCAGCCTTGGCCGGCCCGCCCTGATCGGGGCCTGGTGGGGGCGCGACGACCACGGCAAGCTGATCGAGGACTACGCCGCCGACCACGGCGTCGGGGTCGTGCCCGGCAGCGACGGAGCCGCCAAGACATCGCTCGCGTACGCCAGCCTCAACGATGCCGGCAGCGCCGAGTACGAGTTCGACCTGTCGTGGGAGGTACCGCCGCTGCCCGCCCCGGAGGCGATCGCCCACCTCCACACCGGCAGCCTCGCCGCGACCCTTGAGCCCGGCGGCACCCAGGTCCTGGAGGCGGCCCGCGCAATGTCTCAGGTCGGCACCGTCTCCTACGACCCCAACGCTCGTCCAGCGATCATGGAGTCCCCCGACAAGTCGCGCGGCCGCGTCGAGGAGCTCGTTGCGCTGGCCGATGTTGTCAAGGTCTCCGACGAGGACCTCGAGTGGCTCTACGGCAAAAGCACCCCCGTCGAGGAGGTCATGCGGCAGTGGTTGAAGCTCGGTCCGAGCCTGGTCATCGTCACCCGCGGCCCGTGGGGCATCTACGTCAAGCTCGCCTCCGCGCGCGACATGCTGGTGATCGACCCTCTCACCACTGACGTCGTCGACACCGTCGGCGCCGGCGACTCGTTCATGGGGGGCCTCATCTCGGGCCTGCTCGACGCCGACCTGCTCGGTAGCCGTGAGGCCAAGGTCCGGCTCCGGTCCGCAGGTTGGGACGACGTCATGCCGGCGCTGCACCGGGCGACGATCACGTCGGGCCTGACGGTCCAGCGCGCGGGTGCCTACGCACCGACCCATGAGGAGGTCGCTGCGGTCAAGGCCAAGGACCTGCGTCTGGCCTGA
- a CDS encoding trypsin-like peptidase domain-containing protein, producing MTNQENNHPAHNTQEGLPGNPFRNAAGSHQSVSRPGQANSQADQTSPPSGQAASGSEQPGQGTPTFQPATTPMSQGPHAPQPIQGPHMAHTPQATHGPAPTTPPLPSGVSHTAGPYSASAPVEAQTATKKPRKARKTLAAFVAVALLSAGVGGGSAIVANHYLGGNQPSAISTATTTQVAQPSENSPDWTATAAAIKNAVVAIKVEGSNKQGQGSGVIIDAQGHIVTNNHVVSGAGQGAKLSVTIGDKTYSAKVVGTDPSTDLAVLKLENPPSNLTVASWGDSSKLKVGQPVMAVGNPLGLSDTVTTGIVSALNRPVTTQAVTDNNDLDNNINSQQDSDVVVTSAIQTNAAINPGNSGGALVDSSGALVGITSSIASLTSNGSSSGQSGNIGIGFAIPSAQVKSVVEQLIANGTVKHPQLGIRASNGTSGTQLGAQVEDITQGSAAAQAGLQKGDLITAIDGTPVVGSESLVAQVRSHEVGKEVTLSVLRGSETLELKVTLGAAN from the coding sequence ATGACGAACCAGGAGAACAACCACCCGGCCCACAACACCCAGGAGGGTCTGCCCGGGAATCCCTTCCGGAACGCAGCCGGCTCCCACCAGTCCGTTTCGCGGCCCGGCCAGGCCAATTCTCAAGCCGACCAGACCAGCCCCCCGTCCGGTCAGGCGGCCTCCGGGTCCGAGCAGCCCGGCCAAGGCACCCCCACCTTCCAGCCCGCGACCACCCCCATGTCCCAAGGTCCTCACGCTCCCCAGCCCATTCAAGGCCCCCACATGGCCCACACCCCCCAGGCGACCCACGGACCTGCCCCCACCACACCCCCACTCCCCTCCGGCGTGAGCCACACGGCAGGCCCCTACTCCGCCTCGGCTCCGGTGGAGGCGCAGACCGCGACGAAGAAACCCCGGAAGGCCCGGAAAACCTTGGCGGCCTTCGTGGCCGTCGCCCTGCTGTCGGCCGGGGTGGGTGGGGGCAGCGCGATCGTCGCGAACCACTACCTGGGGGGCAACCAACCCAGCGCCATCTCGACGGCCACCACCACCCAGGTGGCACAACCCTCCGAGAACAGCCCCGACTGGACCGCGACGGCGGCCGCCATCAAGAACGCCGTGGTGGCGATCAAGGTGGAGGGCAGCAACAAGCAAGGGCAGGGTTCCGGTGTGATCATCGACGCCCAGGGCCACATCGTGACCAACAATCACGTGGTCTCCGGCGCGGGACAGGGAGCCAAACTCAGCGTCACGATCGGCGACAAGACCTACTCGGCCAAGGTCGTCGGTACCGATCCCTCCACCGACCTGGCGGTGCTGAAACTCGAGAACCCGCCGTCGAACCTGACGGTCGCGTCTTGGGGGGATTCCTCCAAGCTCAAAGTGGGGCAACCGGTGATGGCGGTCGGCAACCCGCTGGGGTTGTCCGACACGGTGACCACCGGCATCGTCTCCGCCCTGAACCGGCCCGTCACGACCCAGGCCGTCACCGACAACAACGATCTCGACAACAACATCAACAGCCAACAGGACAGCGACGTGGTGGTCACCTCCGCCATCCAGACCAACGCCGCCATCAACCCCGGCAACTCCGGTGGCGCGCTGGTGGATTCGTCCGGTGCACTGGTGGGCATCACGTCCTCCATCGCATCACTGACCTCCAACGGCTCGTCCTCCGGCCAGTCCGGCAACATCGGGATCGGTTTCGCGATCCCGTCTGCCCAGGTCAAATCCGTGGTGGAGCAGCTCATCGCCAACGGCACCGTCAAGCACCCGCAGCTGGGCATCCGGGCCAGCAACGGCACCTCCGGCACCCAACTCGGCGCCCAGGTGGAGGACATCACCCAGGGTTCGGCAGCCGCACAGGCGGGGCTGCAGAAGGGTGATCTCATCACAGCGATCGACGGCACCCCCGTGGTCGGCTCCGAATCCCTCGTGGCGCAGGTGCGCAGCCACGAGGTGGGGAAGGAGGTGACCCTGAGTGTGCTTCGAGGCAGCGAAACCCTTGAACTGAAAGTGACTCTTGGAGCTGCAAACTGA
- a CDS encoding class I SAM-dependent methyltransferase, which translates to MHPVDPLILDESPERAGAIAVIDAPGLVTTALERSSDVRVWCDDLRDAQVVSEINPGLLVSHPGELRGVDLVWGHLPKSLAALDEHCASVQGAPDVMFLSGARVKHMNRSMNQVLARHFTAVNASLGRCKCRVLRAWGPNQLETEWPKTRNHPDLDLALVAHGATFNGNRIDDGTRLLLEHLDPKEGTALDLGCGNGVIAAVLARRGLETTAIDVSWSAVASTRATAQANGLDIDVRWADGLSGFPDHSFDVIATNPPFHQGHAKESEPTLRMFDEAARVLRPGGQLWCVFNSHLPWRRELTVRVGRTRVVAQDRNYQLTFTHL; encoded by the coding sequence ATGCATCCCGTCGACCCATTGATCCTGGACGAATCACCCGAGCGGGCCGGGGCCATCGCCGTCATCGACGCCCCGGGGCTCGTCACGACCGCCCTGGAACGCAGCAGCGACGTGCGGGTGTGGTGCGACGACCTGCGTGACGCGCAGGTCGTGTCCGAGATCAATCCCGGCCTGCTCGTCTCCCATCCGGGTGAGCTGCGCGGAGTGGATCTGGTGTGGGGGCATCTGCCGAAGTCCCTGGCCGCCCTGGACGAGCACTGCGCCAGCGTCCAGGGAGCCCCAGACGTGATGTTCCTCAGCGGGGCAAGGGTCAAGCACATGAACCGCTCCATGAACCAGGTGCTGGCCCGCCACTTCACAGCCGTCAACGCCAGCCTCGGACGTTGCAAGTGCCGCGTGCTGCGGGCCTGGGGACCGAACCAGCTCGAAACCGAATGGCCCAAGACCCGCAACCACCCCGATCTCGACCTGGCCCTCGTCGCCCACGGCGCCACCTTCAACGGCAACCGGATCGACGACGGCACCCGGCTCCTTCTGGAGCACCTGGATCCTAAGGAGGGGACCGCGCTGGATCTGGGGTGCGGCAACGGGGTGATCGCCGCTGTCCTGGCCCGCCGGGGACTCGAGACGACCGCGATCGACGTCTCCTGGTCGGCGGTGGCCTCCACCCGCGCCACCGCTCAGGCCAATGGTCTCGACATCGACGTCCGCTGGGCCGATGGCCTATCCGGTTTCCCCGACCACAGCTTTGACGTGATCGCCACCAATCCCCCGTTCCACCAAGGGCACGCGAAGGAGTCGGAACCCACCCTGCGGATGTTCGACGAGGCCGCCCGGGTGCTGCGTCCCGGAGGGCAGCTGTGGTGCGTGTTTAACTCCCATCTGCCGTGGCGCAGGGAGCTCACCGTCCGGGTGGGTCGGACCAGGGTCGTAGCCCAAGACCGGAACTATCAACTGACGTTTACACACCTGTGA
- the serB gene encoding phosphoserine phosphatase SerB produces MRARLIALNPEPVDLPFDAAWQPRPFGHVAHTVVETDDPEQLRLRLLEVASGGVVTGPLAEEPARLVMMDVDSTLTTTEAIDLLAEHTGTGELVASITERAMRGELDFAESLRERVATLRGLPVRVFDEVLPRITLSPGARELVAALHGAGVRVGVTSGGFTALVAPLAEELGLDFFNANELEIRDKTLTGRVIGTVVDRDQKARDLTRFAATAQVPLEHAVAVGDGANDLGMLAAAGLGVAYRAKPVAAARADAVIAFPRLDAVTALALP; encoded by the coding sequence ATGCGCGCCCGTTTGATCGCCCTGAACCCGGAGCCCGTCGACCTGCCCTTCGACGCTGCCTGGCAGCCGCGGCCCTTCGGTCACGTCGCCCACACCGTCGTCGAAACCGACGATCCGGAGCAGCTGCGTCTGCGACTCCTGGAGGTCGCTTCGGGCGGGGTGGTCACGGGTCCCCTCGCCGAGGAGCCGGCGCGTCTGGTGATGATGGATGTGGATTCCACCTTGACCACGACGGAGGCCATCGACCTGCTGGCGGAGCACACCGGCACCGGGGAGCTCGTCGCCTCGATCACGGAACGGGCGATGCGCGGTGAGTTGGATTTCGCGGAGTCGCTGCGGGAGAGGGTCGCGACGTTGCGGGGACTGCCGGTGCGGGTTTTCGACGAGGTCCTGCCCCGCATCACCTTGTCACCGGGCGCGCGGGAGCTCGTCGCCGCTCTGCACGGGGCCGGGGTGAGGGTGGGGGTCACCTCGGGCGGGTTCACTGCGCTCGTGGCTCCCCTGGCCGAGGAGTTGGGCCTTGATTTCTTCAACGCCAACGAGTTGGAGATCCGCGACAAGACGCTCACGGGCCGGGTGATTGGAACGGTGGTGGATCGCGACCAGAAGGCCCGCGATCTCACCCGGTTCGCCGCGACGGCGCAGGTGCCGTTGGAGCATGCGGTGGCGGTGGGTGACGGCGCCAACGATCTGGGGATGCTCGCCGCGGCTGGGCTCGGTGTGGCTTACCGGGCGAAGCCGGTGGCTGCTGCCCGGGCCGATGCGGTGATCGCCTTTCCCCGGCTCGACGCGGTGACGGCCTTGGCCCTGCCGTGA